A genomic window from Gossypium hirsutum isolate 1008001.06 chromosome D12, Gossypium_hirsutum_v2.1, whole genome shotgun sequence includes:
- the LOC107945263 gene encoding tetraketide alpha-pyrone reductase 2 isoform X1, with amino-acid sequence MTIEPPIYLVMVEIRNETSEEDRRNMAEYCVTGGTGFIAAYLVKSLLEKGCFVRTTVRDPGDAEKVGFLMELAGAKERLKIMKADLTEDGSFDEAIQGVVGVFHTASPVLVPYDQNIQATLIDPCIKGTLNVLRSCSKASSVKRVVLTSSCSSIRYRFDVQKQQITSLDESHWSDPEYCKRYNVLFYAYAKTVAEKEAWRVAKETGMDLVVVNPSFVVGPLLAPHPTSTLLLILAIVKGLRGEYPNTTVGFVHIDDVVAVHILAMEECKASGRLVCSSSVAHWTQIIEMLKAKYPSYPFENKCSGQEGDNCEHIMETSKIQKLGFPAFKSVSEMFDDCIKSFQEKGFL; translated from the exons ATGACAATTGAGCCACCAATATATTTAGTGATGGTAGAAATAAGAAATGAAACAAGTGAAGAAGACAGAAGAAATATGGCGGAATATTGTGTAACAGGCGGAACAGGATTCATTGCTGCTTATTTGGTGAAGTCGTTGCTGGAGAAAGGTTGTTTTGTGCGTACCACAGTGCGAGACCCAG GGGATGCAGAAAAGGTTGGTTTTCTTATGGAATTGGCAGGAGCAAAGGAGAGGTTGAAGATTATGAAAGCTGATTTAACTGAGGATGGAAGCTTTGACGAAGCTATCCAAGGCGTCGTTGGTGTTTTCCACACTGCATCTCCTGTTCTCGTTCCTTACGATCAAAATATTCAA GCAACTCTAATTGATCCATGCATAAAGGGTACGTTGAATGTGCTGAGATCATGCTCAAAAGCCAGCAGTGTGAAAAGGGTGGTGCTCACCTCATCATGCTCTTCTATACGTTACCGTTTCGATGTCCAGAAGCAGCAAATTACTTCCCTGGACGAGTCACATTGGAGTGATCCAGAGTATTGCAAGCGTTACAATGTA CTCTTTTACGCATATGCAAAGACTGTAGCGGAAAAAGAAGCGTGGAGAGTGGCAAAAGAAACAGGGATGGATCTGGTGGTAGTCAACCCATCTTTCGTGGTTGGCCCCTTGCTTGCTCCACACCCAACCAGTACTCTGCTCTTGATACTCGCTATAGTTAAAG GTTTGAGAGGAGAATACCCGAACACCACAGTAGGTTTTGTGCACATAGATGATGTGGTTGCTGTTCACATTTTAGCTATGGAGGAATGCAAAGCCTCAGGCAGGTTGGTATGCTCTAGCTCAGTAGCTCATTGGACACAGATTATTGAGATGCTGAAGGCCAAGTATCCTTCCTATCCTTTTGAAAACAA GTGTAGCGGTCAAGAAGGAGACAACTGTGAGCATATCATGGAAACGAGCAAGATACAAAAGTTGGGCTTCCCAGCATTCAAATCGGTTTCTGAAATGTTTGATGACTGTATCAAGAGTTTCCAAGAAAAAGGATTTCTATGA
- the LOC107945263 gene encoding tetraketide alpha-pyrone reductase 2 isoform X2 — protein sequence MTIEPPIYLVMVEIRNETSEEDRRNMAEYCVTGGTGFIAAYLVKSLLEKGCFVRTTVRDPGDAEKVGFLMELAGAKERLKIMKADLTEDGSFDEAIQGVVGVFHTASPVLVPYDQNIQATLIDPCIKGTLNVLRSCSKASSVKRVVLTSSCSSIRYRFDVQKQQITSLDESHWSDPEYCKRYNLFYAYAKTVAEKEAWRVAKETGMDLVVVNPSFVVGPLLAPHPTSTLLLILAIVKGLRGEYPNTTVGFVHIDDVVAVHILAMEECKASGRLVCSSSVAHWTQIIEMLKAKYPSYPFENKCSGQEGDNCEHIMETSKIQKLGFPAFKSVSEMFDDCIKSFQEKGFL from the exons ATGACAATTGAGCCACCAATATATTTAGTGATGGTAGAAATAAGAAATGAAACAAGTGAAGAAGACAGAAGAAATATGGCGGAATATTGTGTAACAGGCGGAACAGGATTCATTGCTGCTTATTTGGTGAAGTCGTTGCTGGAGAAAGGTTGTTTTGTGCGTACCACAGTGCGAGACCCAG GGGATGCAGAAAAGGTTGGTTTTCTTATGGAATTGGCAGGAGCAAAGGAGAGGTTGAAGATTATGAAAGCTGATTTAACTGAGGATGGAAGCTTTGACGAAGCTATCCAAGGCGTCGTTGGTGTTTTCCACACTGCATCTCCTGTTCTCGTTCCTTACGATCAAAATATTCAA GCAACTCTAATTGATCCATGCATAAAGGGTACGTTGAATGTGCTGAGATCATGCTCAAAAGCCAGCAGTGTGAAAAGGGTGGTGCTCACCTCATCATGCTCTTCTATACGTTACCGTTTCGATGTCCAGAAGCAGCAAATTACTTCCCTGGACGAGTCACATTGGAGTGATCCAGAGTATTGCAAGCGTTACAAT CTCTTTTACGCATATGCAAAGACTGTAGCGGAAAAAGAAGCGTGGAGAGTGGCAAAAGAAACAGGGATGGATCTGGTGGTAGTCAACCCATCTTTCGTGGTTGGCCCCTTGCTTGCTCCACACCCAACCAGTACTCTGCTCTTGATACTCGCTATAGTTAAAG GTTTGAGAGGAGAATACCCGAACACCACAGTAGGTTTTGTGCACATAGATGATGTGGTTGCTGTTCACATTTTAGCTATGGAGGAATGCAAAGCCTCAGGCAGGTTGGTATGCTCTAGCTCAGTAGCTCATTGGACACAGATTATTGAGATGCTGAAGGCCAAGTATCCTTCCTATCCTTTTGAAAACAA GTGTAGCGGTCAAGAAGGAGACAACTGTGAGCATATCATGGAAACGAGCAAGATACAAAAGTTGGGCTTCCCAGCATTCAAATCGGTTTCTGAAATGTTTGATGACTGTATCAAGAGTTTCCAAGAAAAAGGATTTCTATGA